A window of the Microvirga terrae genome harbors these coding sequences:
- the nirB gene encoding nitrite reductase large subunit NirB, with amino-acid sequence MPKKLVVIGNGMAAGRVLEELFERVPGAYEVTIFGAEPRVNYNRIMLSPVLSGEKTYEDILIHDEAWYEAHRITLHRGKPVVEIDRVAKRVIAADGTAAEYDQLIVATGSMPFVVPIPGAALPGVVTYRDLDDVEKMLVTAQGGGRAIVIGGGLLGLEAAAGLKAQGMEVTVLHLMPTLMERQLDPSAGYLLQKAFEDRGIAVRCKANTHAILGETHVTGVRLDDGTEIPADIVVMAVGIRPNVALAKAAGLDTNRGVLVGDDMRTSDPDIFSVGECVEHRGLCYGLVAPLYEMAKVVAAQLAGDETAAYTGSVTATKLKVTGIDLFSAGDFGEAKDRQDIVLRDAARGVYKRLVLKENRIVGAVLYGETGDGSWFFDLLRRETDVSELRDTLIFGQSYVGGAPLDPTAAVAALPDDAEICGCNGVCKGKIVQAINEKGLSTLSEVRAHTKASASCGTCTGLVEQVMTLTLGDKFAKSTVEPMCACTDLGHDDVRRLIRAAELKSIPAVMQELGWKTSCGCAKCRPALNYYLLCDWPEDYEDDGRSRFINERVHANIQKDGTYSVVPRMWGGLTNPRELRAIADVAEKYNIPTVKVTGGQRIDLLGVRKEDLPAVWADLNDAGMVSGHAYAKGLRTVKTCVGKEWCRFGTQDSTGLGVRIERFMWGSWTPAKVKMGVSGCPRNCSEATCKDVGVICVDSGYEIHFAGAAGIHIKGTQVLCKVAEEDECIEVIAALTQLYREQGHYLERMYKWADRVGVESIRAMVVDDLGKRRDLYERFVISQRNAQIDPWAERVAGRDAHEFRPMANFTLAEAAE; translated from the coding sequence ATGCCCAAGAAGCTGGTCGTCATCGGCAACGGAATGGCCGCCGGCCGCGTCCTGGAAGAACTCTTCGAGCGCGTGCCTGGAGCCTACGAGGTCACGATCTTCGGCGCCGAGCCGCGCGTGAACTACAACCGCATCATGCTCTCGCCCGTCCTGTCGGGTGAGAAGACATACGAAGATATCCTGATCCACGACGAAGCCTGGTACGAGGCGCATCGCATCACGCTCCATCGCGGCAAGCCGGTTGTGGAGATCGACCGCGTCGCCAAGCGCGTGATTGCGGCTGACGGCACCGCGGCGGAGTACGACCAGCTCATCGTGGCGACCGGGTCGATGCCCTTCGTGGTGCCGATCCCCGGCGCGGCTCTGCCGGGCGTGGTCACATACCGCGACCTCGACGACGTGGAGAAGATGCTCGTAACAGCGCAAGGCGGCGGGCGGGCCATCGTCATCGGCGGCGGTCTCCTCGGGCTTGAGGCTGCGGCGGGTCTGAAGGCGCAGGGCATGGAGGTCACGGTTCTGCACCTCATGCCCACGCTGATGGAACGCCAGCTCGATCCGTCCGCCGGATACCTGCTGCAGAAAGCCTTCGAGGATCGCGGCATCGCCGTGAGGTGCAAGGCCAACACCCATGCGATCCTGGGCGAGACGCATGTCACCGGCGTCAGGCTCGACGACGGCACCGAGATCCCGGCCGATATCGTGGTCATGGCCGTCGGCATCCGGCCGAACGTGGCGCTCGCGAAAGCAGCCGGGCTCGACACCAACCGGGGCGTTCTAGTGGGCGACGACATGCGCACGAGCGATCCCGACATCTTCTCGGTCGGCGAATGCGTCGAGCATCGGGGGCTCTGCTACGGGCTCGTGGCTCCGCTCTACGAGATGGCCAAGGTCGTGGCCGCACAGCTCGCGGGCGACGAGACGGCCGCCTATACCGGTTCCGTGACCGCCACCAAGCTGAAGGTCACCGGTATCGACCTGTTCTCGGCCGGCGATTTCGGCGAGGCCAAGGACCGCCAGGACATCGTCCTGCGTGATGCCGCGCGCGGGGTCTACAAGCGCCTCGTGCTCAAGGAGAACCGCATCGTCGGGGCGGTGCTCTATGGCGAGACCGGGGATGGATCCTGGTTCTTCGACCTCCTGCGCAGGGAGACGGACGTCTCCGAGCTGCGCGATACCCTCATTTTCGGCCAGTCCTACGTCGGAGGCGCTCCTCTGGACCCTACGGCGGCCGTTGCAGCCTTGCCGGATGATGCGGAGATCTGCGGCTGCAACGGCGTCTGCAAGGGCAAGATCGTGCAGGCGATCAACGAAAAGGGCCTGAGCACCCTGTCCGAGGTGAGGGCGCACACGAAAGCCTCGGCCTCCTGCGGCACCTGCACGGGCCTCGTCGAGCAGGTGATGACCCTCACCTTGGGAGACAAGTTCGCGAAATCGACCGTCGAGCCCATGTGCGCCTGTACCGACCTCGGCCATGACGACGTGCGCCGGCTGATCCGGGCGGCGGAGCTGAAATCGATCCCGGCCGTGATGCAGGAGCTCGGGTGGAAGACCTCCTGCGGCTGCGCCAAGTGCCGGCCTGCCCTGAACTACTATCTCCTGTGCGACTGGCCGGAGGATTACGAGGACGATGGCCGCTCGCGCTTCATCAACGAGCGCGTCCACGCCAACATCCAGAAGGACGGCACCTATTCGGTCGTGCCGCGCATGTGGGGCGGATTGACCAACCCGCGCGAGCTGCGCGCCATCGCGGACGTGGCGGAGAAATACAACATTCCGACCGTGAAGGTCACGGGCGGGCAGCGCATCGACCTGCTGGGCGTGCGCAAGGAGGACCTGCCGGCGGTCTGGGCCGATCTCAACGATGCCGGCATGGTCTCGGGCCATGCCTATGCCAAGGGCCTGCGCACCGTGAAGACCTGTGTCGGCAAGGAGTGGTGCCGCTTCGGCACGCAGGATTCCACCGGCCTCGGCGTCAGAATCGAGAGGTTCATGTGGGGCTCCTGGACCCCGGCGAAGGTCAAGATGGGCGTCTCCGGATGCCCGCGGAACTGCTCCGAAGCGACCTGCAAGGATGTTGGGGTGATCTGCGTCGATTCCGGTTACGAGATTCATTTCGCGGGTGCCGCCGGCATTCACATCAAGGGCACGCAGGTGCTCTGCAAGGTGGCCGAGGAGGACGAATGCATCGAGGTGATCGCGGCCCTGACACAGCTCTATCGCGAGCAGGGGCATTACCTCGAGCGCATGTACAAATGGGCCGACCGGGTCGGGGTGGAGTCGATCCGGGCCATGGTGGTGGACGACCTCGGCAAGCGCCGTGACCTCTACGAGCGCTTCGTGATCTCACAGCGCAATGCGCAGATCGATCCATGGGCCGAGCGGGTCGCCGGCCGGGATGCGCACGAATTCAGGCCCATGGCGAACTTCACCCTGGCGGAGGCGGCGGAATGA
- the nirD gene encoding nitrite reductase small subunit NirD — protein sequence MSEWIDVGTVDDVPLLGSRVVQAPSGDIAVFKAADGTLFALRDRCPHKGGPLSQGIVHGHSVTCPLHNWVISLASGEAQGADQGCAHRIPLRIEGSRILLAASALMARAA from the coding sequence ATGAGCGAATGGATCGACGTGGGCACGGTCGACGACGTGCCCCTTCTCGGATCGCGCGTCGTGCAGGCGCCGTCCGGTGACATCGCGGTCTTCAAGGCGGCGGACGGAACGCTCTTCGCCCTGCGCGACCGCTGCCCCCACAAGGGTGGACCGCTGTCGCAGGGCATCGTGCACGGCCATTCCGTGACCTGTCCGCTCCACAATTGGGTGATCAGCTTGGCGAGCGGCGAGGCGCAGGGAGCCGACCAAGGCTGCGCGCACAGGATCCCGCTGCGGATCGAGGGAAGTCGCATCCTGCTTGCCGCTTCCGCGCTCATGGCGCGAGCCGCCTGA
- a CDS encoding nitrate reductase, translated as MATGSPTRTTCPYCGVGCGVVATPQQDGTVAIRGDEQHPANFGRLCSKGSALGETLGLDDRLLRPEIGGRRADWNEALELVARRFSETIAAHGPESVAFYGSGQLLTEDYYVANKLMKGFIGAANIDTNSRLCMASSVAGHVRAFGSDTVPGTYEDLEEADLVVLVGSNMTWCHPVLFQRLLAARERRGTTIVVIDPRRTVTAEAADLHLAIAPNSDGALFAGLLDHLDRIGLRDGDYVERHTSGLDAALLAARDCGFPGALQATHLPPEQLREFYTLWSRSERVVTAYSQGVNQSVVGTDKVNAIINCHLFTGRIGRPGMGPFSLTGQPNAMGGREVGGLANMLAAHLDINRPDHRELVRSFWGSPRIATRPGLKAVDLFRAVGEGHVKALWIMGTNPADSMPDADAVQEALRACPFVVVSDVVRTDTTRHAHVVLPAAAWAEKSGTVTNSERRISRQRSFLKPPGEARPDWRIVCDVAARMGFSEAFDYQSPAEIFREHAALSGLANDGTRDFDISACAELSESAYDALAPFQWPRRAGEALDGITTRFFAEGRFYTPDRRGRFVPTQIVLPEVSGDFPLILNTGRIRDQWHTMTRTAKTPRLMSHYAESFCEIHPDDAEDAGIGPAALVRIVSPQGAAVVRALVTERQQKGSIFVPMHWTDQHAAQGRIGSAVLPAADPVSGQPGLKFSHARIEPYEVAWYGFAVVRNRPGTIPAEYWAIARAEGGWRIELAGTAPAQDWAEYAAALIGCGEKPETLSYSDQDQASFRLATFSGDILLGALFIAPQPVAVSRTWVVEHLAASDIRGADRLRLLSGRPGADQSDPGPIVCACFSVGANQIAAAVENGAASVEAVGEALRAGTNCGSCRVEIRRLIDAAALKKAV; from the coding sequence ATGGCGACCGGATCCCCGACCCGGACCACATGCCCCTATTGCGGCGTCGGCTGCGGCGTCGTGGCGACCCCGCAGCAGGACGGCACGGTCGCGATCAGGGGCGACGAGCAGCACCCGGCCAATTTCGGCCGCCTCTGCTCGAAGGGTTCGGCGCTGGGCGAGACGCTGGGCCTCGACGACCGGCTGCTTCGCCCTGAGATCGGCGGGCGGCGCGCCGACTGGAATGAAGCGCTCGAACTCGTGGCACGGCGGTTCTCGGAGACGATTGCCGCGCATGGCCCGGAATCGGTCGCGTTCTACGGCTCCGGCCAGCTCCTCACCGAGGATTATTATGTCGCCAACAAGCTGATGAAGGGCTTCATCGGCGCGGCCAATATCGACACCAACTCCCGGCTCTGCATGGCCTCGTCGGTCGCCGGTCACGTCCGCGCGTTCGGCTCCGACACCGTGCCCGGCACCTACGAGGATCTCGAGGAGGCCGATCTCGTCGTCCTCGTCGGCTCGAACATGACCTGGTGCCATCCCGTCCTGTTCCAGCGGCTCCTGGCGGCGCGCGAGCGGCGCGGCACGACGATCGTGGTGATCGATCCGCGCCGCACCGTGACCGCGGAGGCGGCCGATCTCCATCTGGCGATCGCGCCCAATTCCGATGGGGCGCTGTTCGCGGGTCTGCTCGACCATCTCGACCGGATCGGCCTGCGTGACGGCGATTACGTGGAGCGCCACACCTCGGGTCTCGACGCGGCCCTGTTGGCCGCGCGGGACTGCGGCTTTCCGGGCGCCCTTCAGGCCACACACCTTCCGCCTGAGCAGCTCCGCGAGTTCTACACGCTCTGGAGTCGCTCGGAGCGGGTCGTCACGGCCTATTCGCAAGGCGTGAACCAGTCGGTCGTCGGCACCGACAAGGTGAACGCCATCATCAACTGCCACCTGTTCACCGGCCGCATCGGGCGGCCCGGCATGGGGCCTTTCTCGCTGACCGGCCAGCCCAATGCCATGGGCGGGCGCGAGGTGGGAGGGCTCGCCAATATGCTGGCCGCGCATCTCGACATCAACCGCCCCGACCATCGCGAGCTGGTGCGGTCCTTCTGGGGCAGCCCCAGGATCGCCACCCGGCCCGGCCTGAAGGCCGTAGATCTCTTCCGGGCCGTCGGCGAGGGGCACGTCAAGGCACTCTGGATCATGGGCACCAATCCGGCCGATTCCATGCCCGATGCCGATGCCGTCCAGGAGGCCCTGCGCGCCTGTCCGTTCGTGGTCGTGAGCGACGTCGTGCGGACCGACACCACGCGCCATGCCCATGTCGTTCTGCCGGCCGCCGCCTGGGCGGAGAAGAGCGGCACGGTGACGAATTCCGAGCGCCGCATCTCGCGCCAGCGCTCGTTTCTCAAGCCGCCGGGCGAAGCGCGGCCTGATTGGCGCATCGTCTGTGACGTGGCCGCCCGCATGGGCTTTTCCGAGGCATTCGATTATCAGTCCCCGGCGGAGATCTTCCGCGAACACGCGGCGCTGTCCGGCCTCGCGAACGACGGAACCCGCGATTTCGACATCTCGGCCTGCGCCGAGCTGAGCGAGAGCGCCTATGACGCGCTGGCGCCGTTCCAGTGGCCGCGCCGGGCAGGCGAGGCGCTCGACGGAATCACGACGCGCTTCTTCGCCGAGGGAAGATTCTACACGCCCGACCGGCGAGGGCGCTTCGTGCCGACGCAGATCGTGCTGCCGGAGGTGTCGGGGGATTTTCCGCTGATTCTCAACACGGGCCGCATCCGCGATCAGTGGCACACGATGACGCGCACGGCGAAGACGCCGCGCCTGATGAGCCATTATGCGGAGAGCTTCTGCGAGATCCATCCCGACGATGCAGAGGATGCCGGCATCGGTCCCGCCGCCCTGGTGCGGATCGTCAGCCCTCAGGGAGCGGCCGTGGTGCGCGCGCTCGTGACCGAGCGCCAGCAGAAGGGCAGCATCTTCGTCCCCATGCACTGGACCGACCAGCACGCCGCGCAGGGACGCATCGGCTCGGCGGTTCTGCCGGCGGCGGATCCGGTCTCGGGTCAGCCCGGTCTCAAGTTCTCCCATGCGCGCATCGAGCCGTACGAGGTCGCCTGGTACGGCTTCGCGGTGGTGCGCAACAGGCCGGGGACGATCCCGGCGGAGTACTGGGCGATCGCCCGCGCCGAAGGGGGCTGGCGCATCGAGCTCGCCGGCACCGCGCCGGCGCAGGATTGGGCCGAATATGCCGCCGCTCTGATCGGCTGCGGCGAGAAGCCTGAAACGCTGTCCTACAGCGATCAGGACCAGGCGAGCTTCCGGCTCGCGACGTTCTCGGGTGACATTTTGCTCGGCGCGCTCTTCATCGCTCCGCAGCCGGTCGCCGTGTCGCGGACATGGGTGGTCGAGCACCTGGCAGCGTCAGACATCCGGGGTGCCGATCGGCTTCGCCTGCTGAGCGGACGTCCCGGCGCCGACCAGTCGGATCCCGGTCCGATCGTCTGCGCGTGCTTCTCGGTCGGCGCGAACCAGATCGCGGCCGCCGTCGAGAACGGCGCCGCAAGCGTCGAGGCGGTTGGCGAGGCTCTCCGCGCGGGCACGAATTGCGGCTCCTGCCGCGTTGAAATCAGGAGGTTGATCGATGCTGCAGCCCTTAAGAAAGCCGTCTGA
- the cysG gene encoding siroheme synthase CysG, which yields MLQPLRKPSEAEPGRLGRLAKLPVFFDLKDRRAVLVGGTPGAAWKAELLAAAGARVDIYALDLSAEMDALLARGAADGTLVLHRYAWSAAILTDAALAVADLDDEDEAETFAAAARAAGIPVNVVDKPGHCDFQFGSVVNRSPVVIGISTDGAAPILGQAIRRKIETLLHPSVASWAALAKYLRERVMEHLAPGAARRAFWERFADLAFRGRSPDSFGTSVEAVLEQIASAPAPRVGRVTLVGAGPGDAELLTLKAMRALQSADVILFDDLVSEDVLELARREAKRLMVGKRGGRASCAQGDINDLMTRLARQGKHVVRLKSGDPMIFGRAGEEIEHLETAGIPVDVVPGITAGIALASALGVSLTHRDMAQSVRFVTGCAKTGALPAGLDWQGLADPNTTTIFYMAGGTAGAIADRLIAAGCSPGLPAVMVSNVSRGDERWTGALADLGRASERRDPSKPVIVGIGRVFMRAAKTGTMGLGHQAALDATA from the coding sequence ATGCTGCAGCCCTTAAGAAAGCCGTCTGAAGCGGAGCCGGGCCGGCTCGGCCGGCTGGCCAAGCTGCCGGTCTTCTTCGACCTGAAGGATCGGCGCGCGGTGCTGGTCGGCGGCACGCCCGGCGCGGCCTGGAAGGCGGAGCTGCTCGCGGCTGCCGGCGCCCGCGTGGACATCTATGCCCTCGACCTTTCAGCCGAGATGGACGCCCTGCTCGCGCGCGGCGCGGCCGACGGCACGCTCGTGCTTCATCGCTACGCCTGGTCTGCGGCCATCCTGACGGATGCAGCGCTCGCGGTGGCCGATCTCGACGACGAGGACGAAGCGGAGACGTTCGCCGCCGCGGCACGCGCGGCCGGCATACCGGTCAATGTGGTCGACAAGCCCGGCCACTGCGATTTCCAGTTCGGATCGGTCGTCAACCGCTCGCCCGTGGTGATCGGCATCTCGACCGACGGCGCCGCGCCGATCCTCGGCCAGGCGATCCGCCGCAAGATCGAGACGCTGCTGCATCCCTCCGTGGCCTCCTGGGCGGCCCTCGCCAAGTACCTGCGCGAGCGCGTGATGGAGCATCTCGCGCCCGGCGCGGCGCGGCGTGCCTTCTGGGAGCGCTTCGCCGATCTCGCCTTCCGGGGCCGGTCACCGGACAGCTTCGGAACTAGCGTGGAGGCGGTGCTGGAGCAGATCGCCTCCGCGCCGGCGCCGAGAGTGGGGCGCGTGACGCTCGTGGGGGCAGGGCCCGGCGACGCCGAGCTGCTGACGCTCAAGGCCATGCGGGCGCTGCAATCGGCCGACGTCATCCTCTTCGACGATCTCGTGTCCGAGGACGTGCTGGAGCTCGCCCGCCGCGAGGCGAAGCGCCTCATGGTCGGCAAGCGGGGAGGACGCGCCTCCTGCGCGCAGGGTGACATCAACGACCTCATGACCCGCCTGGCCCGCCAGGGAAAGCACGTGGTGCGGCTGAAATCCGGCGACCCGATGATCTTCGGCCGCGCCGGCGAGGAGATCGAGCATCTCGAGACGGCGGGCATTCCCGTCGACGTGGTGCCGGGGATCACGGCCGGCATCGCCCTGGCGTCCGCGCTCGGCGTGTCGCTCACCCATCGCGACATGGCGCAGTCGGTCCGTTTCGTGACGGGATGCGCGAAGACCGGAGCGCTGCCGGCCGGCCTCGACTGGCAGGGCCTCGCGGATCCGAACACCACGACAATCTTCTACATGGCCGGCGGCACCGCGGGCGCCATCGCCGATCGCCTGATCGCGGCGGGCTGCTCGCCGGGGCTGCCGGCCGTGATGGTGTCCAACGTGTCCCGCGGCGACGAACGCTGGACGGGGGCTCTTGCCGATCTCGGCCGGGCGAGCGAGCGGCGCGATCCGTCGAAGCCCGTCATCGTCGGGATTGGCCGCGTGTTCATGCGGGCGGCAAAAACCGGTACGATGGGGCTCGGCCATCAGGCGGCGCTCGACGCGACCGCCTGA